A single region of the Pseudomonas solani genome encodes:
- a CDS encoding K(+)-transporting ATPase subunit F, which produces MSILDGLSLAMATGLFIYLLVALLRAERS; this is translated from the coding sequence ATGAGCATTCTCGACGGGTTGTCCCTGGCAATGGCCACGGGGCTTTTCATCTACTTGCTGGTCGCGCTGCTGCGCGCCGAACGCAGCTAG
- a CDS encoding substrate-binding periplasmic protein, protein MDSLCHALLAVLFLAACGSAQATELVRVGGAHFPPYVIKPESEAATGLLPELLAALNRAQGEYEFVMLPTAIPRRFRDFQTGRIDMAVFENPDWGWQDIPGARIDMGLEDAEVFVAQSQPTRSQDYFRTLAGKRLALYSGYHYGFAGFDADPEYLVREFNALMTYSHDSNLLMVLRGRADIALVTRSYLGMYLERNPEQKAQFLVSTRVDQNYRHYALLRPGAAITPERFTVLLDLLRASGELQRIFGRYQIQVTPASLDSSVMPDGRD, encoded by the coding sequence ATGGATTCTCTCTGCCATGCACTGTTGGCCGTGCTGTTTCTGGCCGCTTGTGGCAGCGCCCAGGCGACTGAGCTGGTGCGGGTCGGCGGCGCGCACTTTCCCCCTTACGTGATCAAGCCCGAGTCGGAGGCCGCCACCGGCCTGCTGCCAGAGCTGCTGGCCGCGTTGAACCGCGCCCAGGGCGAGTACGAGTTCGTCATGCTGCCGACGGCGATCCCCCGGCGCTTCCGCGACTTCCAAACCGGCCGCATCGACATGGCGGTGTTCGAGAACCCTGACTGGGGCTGGCAGGACATCCCCGGCGCGCGCATCGACATGGGCCTGGAGGATGCCGAGGTGTTCGTCGCCCAGTCCCAGCCGACCCGCAGCCAGGACTACTTCCGCACCCTGGCCGGCAAGCGCCTGGCGCTCTACAGCGGCTATCACTACGGTTTCGCCGGCTTCGATGCCGACCCGGAATACCTGGTGCGCGAATTCAATGCGCTGATGACCTATTCCCACGACAGCAACCTGCTGATGGTGCTGCGCGGGCGGGCGGATATCGCGCTGGTGACCCGTTCCTACCTGGGCATGTACCTGGAGCGGAACCCCGAGCAGAAGGCTCAGTTTCTGGTTTCCACCCGGGTCGACCAGAACTACCGCCACTACGCCTTGTTGCGGCCCGGCGCGGCCATCACCCCCGAGCGCTTCACTGTGCTGCTGGACCTGCTGCGGGCCAGCGGCGAGCTGCAGCGCATCTTCGGGCGCTACCAGATCCAGGTCACCCCAGCTTCACTGGATAGCTCAGTAATGCCAGATGGCAGAGATTGA
- a CDS encoding TetR/AcrR family transcriptional regulator encodes MDDQKAQEVMRELVASGQITDPESARGKLLQTAAHLFRSKGYERTTVRDLASAVGIQSGSIFHHFKSKDEILRSVMEETILYNTALMHASLAEATTLRERVLALIRCELQSIMGGTGEAMAVLVYEWRSLSEEGQRYILELRDTYELLWLEVLGEAKVQGYFNADPFILRRFLTGALSWTTTWFRPEGPMTLDQLCEEALSLVIKEV; translated from the coding sequence CTGGACGATCAAAAAGCCCAAGAGGTGATGCGCGAACTGGTGGCCAGCGGCCAGATCACCGACCCGGAAAGCGCCCGTGGCAAGCTGCTGCAGACCGCCGCGCACCTGTTCCGCAGCAAGGGCTACGAGCGCACCACGGTACGCGACCTGGCCAGCGCCGTGGGCATCCAGTCCGGCAGCATCTTTCATCACTTCAAGAGCAAGGACGAGATCCTGCGTTCGGTGATGGAGGAGACCATTCTCTATAACACCGCGCTCATGCATGCCTCGCTGGCGGAGGCGACGACCCTGCGCGAGCGGGTGCTGGCGCTGATCCGCTGCGAGCTGCAGTCGATCATGGGCGGCACCGGCGAGGCCATGGCGGTGCTGGTCTACGAATGGCGTTCGCTGTCGGAGGAGGGCCAGCGCTACATCCTCGAACTGCGCGACACCTACGAGCTGCTCTGGCTGGAGGTGCTCGGCGAGGCCAAGGTCCAGGGTTACTTCAATGCCGACCCCTTCATCCTGCGGCGCTTCCTCACCGGTGCGCTGTCCTGGACCACCACCTGGTTCCGTCCCGAAGGGCCGATGACCCTCGACCAGCTCTGCGAGGAAGCCCTGTCACTGGTGATCAAGGAAGTCTGA
- the eat gene encoding ethanolamine permease, producing the protein MTLQLKPTLGTLHLWGIAVGLVISGEYFGWSYGWGVAGTLGFLVTALIVAAMYTCFIFSFTELTTAIPHAGGPFAYSRRAFGEKGGLVAGLATLIEFVFAPPAIAMAIGAYLNVQFPGLDPKHAAVGAYFVFMTLNILGVSIAATFELVVTVLAVAELLVFMGVVAPGFSFSNFVLNGWAGSNEFGGAAISGIFAAIPFAIWFFLAIEGAAMAAEEAKDPKRTIPKAYIAGILTLVTLALGVMVFAGGVGDWTQLSNINDPLPQAMKAVVGENSGWLHMLVWIGLFGLVASFHGIILGYSRQFFALARAGYLPRGLAKLSRFQTPHRAIIAGGLVGIAAIYSDGLINLQGMTLTAAMITMSVFGAIVMYIMSMLSLFKLRKSEPSLERSFRAPGYPIVPGIALVLAVVCLIAMAWFNTTIGLIFLGFMAVGFVWFQFTAHHRASAPADALLTGDAA; encoded by the coding sequence ATGACCCTGCAACTCAAGCCGACCCTCGGCACCCTGCACCTCTGGGGCATCGCGGTGGGCCTGGTGATTTCCGGCGAATATTTCGGCTGGAGCTACGGCTGGGGCGTGGCGGGGACCCTCGGGTTCCTGGTGACCGCGCTAATCGTCGCGGCCATGTACACCTGCTTCATCTTCAGCTTCACCGAGCTGACCACCGCCATCCCCCACGCCGGCGGACCCTTCGCCTACAGCCGTCGCGCCTTCGGCGAGAAAGGCGGGCTGGTGGCCGGCCTCGCCACCCTGATCGAGTTCGTCTTCGCCCCGCCGGCCATCGCCATGGCCATCGGCGCCTACCTCAACGTGCAGTTCCCCGGGCTCGATCCCAAGCACGCGGCGGTCGGTGCCTACTTCGTGTTCATGACCCTGAACATCCTCGGCGTCAGCATCGCCGCCACCTTCGAACTGGTGGTCACCGTGCTCGCCGTGGCGGAGCTGCTGGTGTTCATGGGCGTGGTGGCGCCGGGCTTCAGCTTCAGCAACTTCGTGCTCAATGGCTGGGCCGGCAGCAACGAGTTCGGCGGCGCGGCCATCTCCGGCATCTTCGCCGCCATCCCCTTCGCCATCTGGTTCTTCCTCGCCATCGAGGGCGCGGCCATGGCCGCCGAGGAAGCCAAGGACCCGAAACGCACCATTCCCAAGGCCTACATCGCCGGCATCCTCACCCTGGTGACCCTGGCCCTCGGGGTGATGGTCTTCGCCGGTGGCGTGGGCGACTGGACCCAGTTGTCGAACATCAACGACCCGCTGCCCCAGGCCATGAAGGCCGTGGTGGGCGAGAACTCCGGCTGGCTGCACATGCTGGTGTGGATCGGCCTGTTCGGCCTGGTGGCCAGCTTCCACGGCATCATCCTCGGCTACTCGCGGCAGTTCTTCGCCCTGGCCCGCGCCGGCTACCTGCCCCGTGGCCTGGCCAAGCTGTCGCGCTTCCAGACCCCGCACCGCGCCATCATCGCCGGCGGCCTGGTGGGCATCGCCGCCATCTACAGCGACGGCCTGATCAACCTGCAGGGCATGACCCTGACCGCCGCGATGATCACCATGAGCGTGTTCGGTGCCATCGTCATGTACATCATGAGCATGCTCAGCCTGTTCAAGCTGCGTAAGAGCGAGCCGAGCCTGGAGCGCAGCTTCCGCGCGCCGGGCTATCCCATAGTCCCAGGCATCGCCCTGGTGCTGGCGGTGGTCTGCCTGATCGCCATGGCCTGGTTCAACACCACCATCGGCCTGATCTTCCTCGGCTTCATGGCGGTGGGCTTCGTCTGGTTCCAGTTCACCGCCCACCATCGCGCCAGCGCCCCGGCCGATGCGCTGCTGACAGGTGATGCCGCCTGA
- the kdpB gene encoding potassium-transporting ATPase subunit KdpB — protein sequence MNAPIQAPKNGAKQQQPRTAIAALWKPALVQAFAKLDPRQLKRSPVMLVVELTAVVTTVLCFIPNPAVSTGLAVQIALWLWFTVLFANFAEALAEGRGKARADSLKAGSQGLSARRRAASGQFETVAASSLRRGDLVRVEAGELIPGDGEVVEGIAAVNEAAITGESAPVIRESGGDRSAVTGNTRVVSDWLLVKITANPGESTLDRMIALVEGAKRQKTPNEVALDILLIGLTLIFLLVVATLQPFARFAGGDLPLVYLVALLVTLIPTTIGGLLSAIGIAGMDRLVRLNVIAKSGRAVEAAGDVHVLLLDKTGTITFGNRRCSALVKAPGVSGKELSDAALLASLADDTPEGKSIVEYLRALSAMVEPARDEVTAIAFSAETRLSGVDWNGRSYRKGAVDAVLAWVGMSRAEMPEQLSREIDRIAQSGGTPLLVAADGKLLGGIHLKDVVKPGIRERFAELRQMGIRTVMVTGDNPLTAAAIAAEAGVDDVIAEATPEKKLARIRQEQGEGKMVAMCGDGANDAPALAQADVGLAMNDGTQAAREAANLVDLDSDPTKLLDVVQVGKELLVTRGALTTFSVANDVAKYFAILPALFAGIYPQLGVLNLMQLRSPQSAILSAIVFNALIIIALIPLALRGVRVQAADAASLLRRNLLIYGLGGLVAPFIGIKLIDILLTALHLV from the coding sequence ATGAACGCCCCTATCCAGGCGCCGAAGAATGGCGCCAAGCAGCAACAACCCCGTACCGCCATCGCCGCGCTGTGGAAGCCGGCGCTGGTGCAGGCCTTCGCCAAGCTCGACCCGCGCCAGCTCAAGCGCTCGCCGGTGATGCTGGTGGTGGAACTGACCGCCGTGGTCACCACGGTGCTGTGCTTCATCCCCAACCCGGCGGTGTCCACCGGCCTGGCGGTGCAGATCGCCCTGTGGCTGTGGTTCACCGTGCTCTTCGCCAACTTCGCCGAGGCCCTCGCCGAAGGCCGTGGCAAGGCCCGCGCCGACAGCCTCAAGGCCGGCAGCCAGGGCCTCAGCGCCCGCCGTCGTGCTGCCTCCGGGCAGTTCGAGACGGTGGCCGCCAGCAGCCTGCGTCGTGGTGACCTGGTGCGCGTCGAGGCCGGTGAGCTGATCCCCGGCGACGGCGAGGTGGTCGAAGGCATCGCCGCGGTCAACGAGGCCGCCATCACCGGCGAATCCGCGCCGGTGATCCGCGAGTCCGGCGGTGACCGCTCGGCGGTCACCGGCAACACCCGCGTGGTCTCCGACTGGTTGCTGGTGAAGATCACCGCCAACCCGGGCGAGTCGACCCTGGACCGGATGATCGCCCTGGTGGAGGGCGCCAAGCGCCAGAAGACCCCCAACGAGGTGGCGCTGGACATCCTGCTGATCGGCCTGACGCTGATCTTCCTGCTGGTGGTCGCCACCCTGCAGCCCTTCGCCCGCTTCGCCGGTGGCGACCTGCCGCTGGTGTACCTGGTGGCGCTGCTGGTGACCCTGATCCCCACCACCATCGGCGGCCTGCTTTCGGCCATCGGCATCGCCGGCATGGACCGCCTGGTGCGCCTCAACGTCATCGCCAAGTCCGGCCGTGCCGTGGAGGCGGCGGGCGACGTGCACGTGCTGCTGCTGGACAAGACCGGCACCATCACCTTCGGCAACCGCCGTTGCAGTGCGCTGGTCAAGGCACCGGGCGTGAGCGGCAAGGAACTGTCCGACGCCGCGCTGCTGGCATCGCTGGCCGACGACACGCCGGAAGGCAAATCCATCGTCGAGTACCTGCGCGCCCTCAGCGCCATGGTCGAGCCGGCTCGCGATGAGGTCACCGCCATCGCCTTCAGTGCCGAGACCCGCCTCTCCGGGGTGGACTGGAACGGCCGCAGCTACCGCAAGGGTGCGGTGGACGCGGTGCTGGCCTGGGTCGGCATGAGCCGCGCCGAGATGCCCGAGCAGCTGTCCCGCGAGATCGACCGGATCGCCCAGAGCGGCGGCACCCCGCTGCTGGTGGCGGCCGATGGCAAGCTGCTGGGCGGAATCCACCTCAAGGACGTGGTCAAGCCCGGCATCCGCGAGCGCTTCGCCGAGCTGCGGCAGATGGGCATCCGCACCGTGATGGTCACCGGCGACAACCCGCTGACCGCCGCCGCCATCGCCGCCGAGGCCGGGGTGGACGACGTGATCGCCGAAGCCACGCCGGAGAAGAAGCTGGCGCGCATCCGCCAGGAGCAGGGCGAGGGCAAGATGGTCGCCATGTGCGGTGACGGCGCCAACGACGCCCCGGCGCTGGCCCAGGCCGATGTCGGCCTGGCGATGAACGACGGCACCCAGGCCGCCCGCGAGGCCGCCAACCTGGTGGACCTGGATTCCGACCCGACCAAGCTGCTGGACGTGGTGCAGGTGGGCAAGGAGCTGCTGGTGACCCGTGGGGCACTGACGACCTTCTCGGTGGCCAACGACGTGGCCAAGTACTTCGCCATCCTCCCGGCGCTGTTCGCCGGCATCTACCCGCAGTTGGGCGTGCTCAACCTGATGCAGCTGCGCAGCCCGCAGAGCGCCATCCTCTCGGCCATTGTGTTCAACGCGCTGATCATCATCGCGCTGATCCCCCTGGCCCTGCGCGGGGTGCGCGTGCAAGCCGCCGACGCCGCCAGCCTGCTGCGCCGCAACCTGCTGATCTACGGCCTGGGCGGGCTGGTGGCGCCCTTCATCGGCATCAAGCTGATCGACATCCTGCTCACCGCCCTGCACCTGGTCTGA
- the eutC gene encoding ethanolamine ammonia-lyase subunit EutC, with translation MKLVQHNPWDELRAHTSARIALGRVGSSLPTAEVLRFGLAHAQARDAVHHPLDFAALDEQLKAAGFRTLQVRSDAEDRQAYLLRPDRGRRLHDDCQARLYAEAPAPELAVVIADGLSSIAVQRHALPLLELFRERFATDWANTPVVLAEQGRVAIGDGIGEALRAQLVVMLIGERPGLTSPDSLGLYLTYQPRVGRMDSERNCISNVRPEGLPYALAAIKLDYLAREALRLQLSGVSLKDDSNLQPVAQLD, from the coding sequence ATGAAACTGGTGCAGCACAACCCCTGGGACGAACTCCGCGCCCACACCTCCGCCCGCATCGCCCTCGGCCGGGTCGGCTCCAGCCTGCCCACCGCCGAGGTGCTGCGCTTCGGCCTGGCCCACGCCCAGGCCCGCGACGCGGTGCACCACCCGCTGGACTTCGCCGCCCTGGACGAACAGCTCAAGGCCGCCGGCTTCCGCACCCTGCAGGTGCGCAGCGACGCCGAGGACCGCCAGGCCTACCTGCTGCGCCCGGACCGCGGCCGCCGCCTCCACGACGACTGCCAGGCCCGCCTGTACGCCGAGGCACCCGCCCCGGAGCTGGCGGTGGTGATCGCCGACGGGCTCTCCTCCATCGCCGTGCAACGCCACGCCTTGCCGCTGCTGGAGCTGTTCCGCGAACGCTTCGCCACCGACTGGGCGAACACCCCGGTGGTGCTCGCCGAACAGGGCCGGGTGGCCATCGGCGACGGCATCGGCGAAGCCCTGCGAGCACAACTGGTGGTGATGCTGATCGGCGAACGCCCGGGCCTCACCTCCCCCGACAGCCTGGGCCTGTACCTCACCTACCAGCCCCGCGTCGGGCGCATGGACAGCGAACGCAACTGCATCTCCAACGTACGCCCCGAGGGGCTGCCCTATGCCCTGGCGGCCATCAAGCTCGACTACCTGGCCCGCGAGGCGCTGCGCCTGCAGCTCTCCGGGGTGAGCCTGAAGGACGACAGCAACCTGCAGCCGGTGGCGCAGCTGGATTGA
- the kdpA gene encoding potassium-transporting ATPase subunit KdpA, giving the protein MQVQDYGLILAFFVLVLVPAPFIGRFIHRAMEGQRTFLTPLFAPVERFCYRIAGVDPHSEQDWKTYTVALLLFNAAGLALLFSILMLQGMLPLNPQKLPGLEWTLAFNTAVSFVTNTNWQAYSGEASLSYFSQMVGLGVQNFVSAAVGLCVLVALARGISRRSTDKLGNFWVDLTRGTLYALLPLCLLLALFLVWQGVPQTFLDYVSVHTLAGTDQVVPLGPAASQIAIKQLGTNGGGFFGVNSAHPFENPSAWSNLLEMASIILIPAALVFTFGHYVKDLRQSRALLATMLILFVIGLGVTLYSEFQPNPALAALPIEQSGSLEGKESRLGITASALWAVTTTAASNGSVNSMHDSFSAIGGMIPMFNMMLGEVIFGGVGAGLYGMLLFVLIAVFLAGLMIGRTPEYLGKKLEAREVRLLVATLLVMPIGVLVFCSLAVSLPGPAASITNPGAHGFSQALYAYTSGSANNGSAFAGFGANTPFHNVMIGLAMLLGRFGYILPVLAIAGSLAAKQRAPVGGNSFPTHGPLFVTLLTLTILLVGGLTFLPALALGPIAEHLALIGL; this is encoded by the coding sequence ATGCAAGTACAGGACTACGGGCTGATTCTGGCCTTCTTCGTGCTGGTGCTGGTGCCAGCGCCTTTCATCGGCCGCTTCATCCATCGCGCGATGGAGGGGCAGCGCACCTTCCTCACGCCGCTCTTCGCTCCCGTCGAGCGTTTCTGCTACCGCATCGCCGGGGTCGATCCCCATAGCGAGCAGGACTGGAAGACCTACACCGTCGCGCTGCTGCTGTTCAACGCAGCCGGCCTGGCGCTGCTGTTCTCCATCCTCATGCTGCAGGGCATGCTGCCGCTCAATCCGCAGAAGCTGCCGGGCCTGGAATGGACCCTGGCGTTCAACACTGCCGTCAGCTTCGTCACCAACACCAACTGGCAGGCCTACAGCGGCGAGGCGAGCCTGAGCTATTTCAGCCAGATGGTCGGCCTGGGTGTGCAGAACTTCGTCAGCGCCGCCGTCGGCCTCTGCGTGCTGGTGGCCCTGGCCCGTGGCATCAGCCGTCGCAGCACCGACAAGCTCGGCAACTTCTGGGTCGACCTGACCCGCGGCACCCTCTACGCGCTGCTGCCGCTGTGCCTGTTGCTGGCGCTGTTCCTGGTCTGGCAGGGCGTGCCGCAGACCTTCCTCGACTACGTCAGCGTCCACACCCTGGCCGGCACCGACCAGGTGGTCCCGCTCGGCCCGGCGGCCAGCCAGATCGCCATCAAGCAACTGGGCACGAACGGTGGTGGTTTCTTCGGCGTCAACTCCGCGCACCCGTTCGAGAACCCCAGCGCCTGGAGCAACTTGCTGGAAATGGCGTCGATCATCCTGATCCCCGCCGCCCTGGTGTTCACCTTCGGCCACTACGTCAAGGATCTGCGCCAGAGCCGCGCGCTGCTGGCGACCATGCTGATCCTGTTCGTCATCGGCCTGGGCGTGACCCTGTACAGCGAGTTCCAGCCCAACCCGGCCCTGGCCGCGCTGCCCATCGAGCAGTCCGGTTCCCTGGAGGGCAAGGAGAGCCGCCTCGGCATCACCGCCTCGGCACTCTGGGCGGTGACCACCACGGCTGCGTCCAACGGCTCGGTGAACTCGATGCACGACAGCTTCAGCGCCATCGGCGGGATGATCCCGATGTTCAACATGATGCTCGGCGAGGTGATCTTCGGCGGCGTCGGCGCGGGCCTCTACGGCATGCTGCTGTTCGTGCTGATCGCCGTGTTCCTCGCCGGCCTGATGATCGGTCGCACCCCTGAATACCTCGGCAAGAAGCTGGAGGCCCGCGAGGTACGCCTGCTGGTGGCGACCCTGCTGGTGATGCCGATCGGCGTGCTGGTGTTCTGCTCCCTGGCGGTGAGCCTGCCAGGCCCGGCGGCCTCCATCACCAATCCCGGCGCGCACGGTTTCAGCCAGGCGCTGTACGCCTACACCTCGGGATCTGCCAACAACGGCTCGGCCTTCGCCGGCTTCGGCGCCAACACGCCGTTCCATAACGTCATGATCGGCCTGGCGATGCTGCTCGGCCGCTTCGGCTACATCCTCCCGGTACTGGCCATCGCCGGCAGCCTGGCGGCCAAGCAGCGCGCGCCGGTGGGTGGCAACAGCTTCCCCACCCACGGCCCGCTGTTCGTCACCCTGCTGACCCTGACCATCCTCCTGGTCGGTGGCCTGACCTTCCTCCCGGCATTGGCCCTGGGGCCGATTGCCGAACACCTCGCGCTGATCGGCCTTTAA
- a CDS encoding substrate-binding periplasmic protein, translated as MSAVRLVFSGVLLLALCLSCSSASAARPREILVGGYHFPPYLIKPEEQEPGLTPDLVAQLNRLQARFHFSIVPTSAARRYRDLEQGRYDLMLFEDPDWGWNGVRYQGIDMRTSDAEVYIARTQPGRGQAFFDDLAGKRLALYNGYHYGFAGFNADPEYLFKRFSATLTYSHDSNLLMVLHGRADIAVVTRSYLDLLFAREPALRDNLLVSRRIDQEYHLYAMLRPDAPITRDEMAGLLQNLQDDEAFQRLLAKYRLTFKKNDRR; from the coding sequence ATGTCTGCCGTTCGGCTTGTTTTCTCGGGTGTTCTGCTGCTCGCGCTGTGCCTGTCATGCAGCAGCGCGTCAGCGGCGCGACCCCGAGAAATCCTCGTTGGCGGCTATCACTTCCCGCCCTACCTGATAAAGCCCGAAGAGCAGGAACCGGGCCTGACCCCCGACCTGGTGGCGCAGCTCAATCGGCTCCAGGCGCGTTTCCATTTCAGCATCGTGCCGACTTCGGCCGCGCGCCGTTACCGTGACCTGGAGCAGGGCCGCTATGACCTGATGCTGTTCGAGGACCCGGACTGGGGCTGGAACGGCGTGCGCTACCAGGGCATCGACATGCGCACCTCCGATGCCGAGGTCTACATCGCACGCACACAGCCGGGGCGCGGGCAGGCTTTTTTCGATGACCTGGCCGGCAAGCGCCTGGCGCTCTACAACGGCTATCACTACGGTTTCGCCGGCTTCAATGCTGATCCCGAGTACCTCTTCAAGCGCTTCTCCGCCACGCTGACCTACTCCCACGACAGCAATCTGCTAATGGTTTTGCACGGTCGTGCCGATATAGCCGTGGTCACGCGCTCCTACCTTGATCTGTTGTTCGCCAGGGAGCCGGCGCTGCGCGACAACCTGCTGGTTTCCCGACGGATCGATCAGGAATACCATCTGTACGCAATGCTGCGTCCAGATGCGCCGATCACCCGCGATGAGATGGCCGGTTTGCTCCAGAACTTGCAGGACGACGAGGCATTCCAACGGCTGCTGGCCAAGTACCGGCTGACGTTCAAGAAAAACGACCGACGATGA
- a CDS encoding CPBP family intramembrane glutamic endopeptidase: protein MPLHLQILLPLFTLALGHGFGQVSYTGLAFGLVYAFWVLAAPKLPARLWFPVTLLASIAFAAHLVPGFSPLPLAEPLRLSPDAPPYALRLSWDKTLVGMALLAWWLGRTAPTIASRWRATAVTAAATLLAVPALALGLDLVDWMPKWPELVWRWLPVNLLAVVLAEELVFRGLLQGALVSRLGAWAGVGLTALLFGAVHLPFSPLFAAVATVAGLGYGLAFHFSGRLGVAMALHLAVNLCHLALLSYPVKLG, encoded by the coding sequence ATGCCGCTCCATCTGCAGATCCTGCTGCCCCTGTTCACCCTCGCTCTGGGCCACGGCTTCGGGCAGGTGTCCTATACCGGCCTGGCCTTCGGGCTGGTGTATGCCTTCTGGGTCCTCGCCGCGCCGAAACTCCCCGCGCGCCTGTGGTTCCCCGTCACCCTGCTGGCCAGCATCGCCTTCGCCGCGCACCTGGTGCCCGGCTTCTCGCCCCTGCCCCTGGCCGAACCGCTGCGCCTGAGCCCCGACGCGCCGCCCTATGCCCTGCGCCTGTCCTGGGACAAGACACTGGTGGGCATGGCACTGCTGGCCTGGTGGCTGGGGCGCACGGCACCCACCATCGCCTCGCGCTGGCGGGCCACCGCCGTGACGGCCGCCGCCACCCTGCTGGCGGTGCCGGCGCTGGCCCTGGGGCTGGACCTCGTGGACTGGATGCCGAAATGGCCGGAGCTGGTGTGGCGCTGGCTGCCGGTGAACCTGCTGGCGGTGGTGCTGGCGGAGGAGCTGGTGTTCCGCGGCCTGTTGCAGGGCGCGCTGGTTTCACGCCTGGGTGCCTGGGCCGGAGTCGGGCTCACCGCGCTGCTGTTCGGCGCGGTGCACCTGCCGTTCAGCCCGCTGTTCGCGGCGGTGGCGACGGTGGCCGGCCTCGGCTACGGGCTGGCCTTCCATTTCAGCGGGCGGCTAGGGGTGGCGATGGCGCTGCACCTGGCGGTCAATCTCTGCCATCTGGCATTACTGAGCTATCCAGTGAAGCTGGGGTGA
- a CDS encoding ethanolamine ammonia-lyase subunit EutB has protein sequence MPYQTTVGAQVYRFADLKTLLAKASPARSGDYLAGVAAATYEERMAAKLALAEVPLKRFLDEALIPYEEDEVTRLIIDRHDIAAFAPISHLTVGDLRDWLLLDSTDSATLEAVRWGLTPEMIAAVSKLMRNQDLILVAKKCRVITRFRNTIGLPGHLSVRLQPNHPTDDVRGIAASMLDGLLYGSGDAVVGINPASDSLPTLMRLWQMMDEVREHFAIPMQNCVLTHVTTQIQAIEAGAPIDLVFQSIAGTEKTNSSFGVSLAILKEAHEAALSLGRGSLGDNVMYFETGQGSALSAGGHHGVDQQTCEVRAYAVAREFRPLLTNTVVGFIGPEYLYDGKQIIRAGLEDHFCAKLLGVPMGCDVCYTNHAEADQDDMDTLLTLLGAAGITFIMGIPGADDIMLNYQSTSFHDALYLRSVLGLKRAPEYEDWLLRMAITEPSGRLREIGKGHALLKDLPRLGAA, from the coding sequence ATGCCTTACCAGACCACCGTTGGCGCCCAGGTCTACCGCTTCGCCGACCTCAAGACCCTGCTGGCCAAGGCCAGCCCCGCCCGCTCGGGCGACTACCTGGCCGGGGTCGCCGCCGCCACCTATGAAGAACGCATGGCCGCCAAGCTGGCCCTGGCCGAGGTGCCGCTCAAGCGCTTTCTCGACGAGGCGCTGATCCCCTACGAGGAGGACGAGGTCACCCGGCTGATCATCGATCGCCACGACATCGCCGCCTTCGCCCCCATCAGCCACCTGACCGTGGGCGACCTGCGCGACTGGCTGCTGCTGGACAGCACCGATTCCGCCACCCTGGAGGCCGTGCGCTGGGGCCTGACCCCGGAGATGATCGCCGCGGTGAGCAAGCTGATGCGCAACCAGGACCTGATCCTGGTGGCAAAGAAATGCCGTGTGATCACCCGCTTCCGCAACACCATCGGCCTGCCGGGCCATCTCTCGGTGCGCCTGCAGCCCAACCACCCCACGGACGACGTGCGCGGCATCGCCGCCAGCATGCTCGACGGCCTGCTCTACGGCTCGGGCGATGCGGTGGTGGGCATCAACCCGGCCAGTGACTCGCTGCCGACCCTGATGCGCCTGTGGCAGATGATGGACGAGGTGCGCGAGCACTTCGCCATTCCCATGCAGAACTGCGTGCTCACCCACGTCACCACGCAGATCCAGGCCATCGAGGCCGGCGCGCCCATCGACCTGGTGTTCCAGTCCATCGCCGGCACCGAGAAGACCAATTCGAGCTTCGGCGTCTCCCTGGCCATCCTCAAGGAAGCCCACGAAGCGGCGCTTTCGCTGGGGCGCGGCAGCCTGGGCGACAACGTCATGTACTTCGAGACCGGCCAGGGCAGCGCCCTCTCCGCCGGTGGCCACCACGGCGTCGACCAGCAGACCTGCGAAGTGCGTGCCTATGCCGTGGCCCGGGAGTTCCGCCCGCTGCTGACCAACACCGTGGTCGGCTTCATCGGCCCGGAGTACCTCTACGACGGCAAGCAGATCATCCGCGCCGGGCTGGAGGATCACTTCTGCGCCAAGCTCCTCGGCGTGCCCATGGGCTGCGACGTCTGCTACACCAACCACGCCGAAGCCGACCAGGACGACATGGACACCCTGCTCACCCTGCTGGGCGCGGCGGGCATCACCTTCATCATGGGCATCCCCGGTGCCGACGACATCATGCTCAACTACCAGAGCACCTCCTTCCACGACGCCCTCTACCTGCGCTCCGTGCTGGGCCTGAAGCGCGCGCCGGAGTACGAGGACTGGCTGCTGCGCATGGCCATCACCGAGCCCTCCGGGCGCCTGCGCGAGATCGGCAAGGGCCACGCCCTGCTCAAGGACCTGCCACGACTGGGAGCCGCCTGA
- a CDS encoding DUF2897 family protein produces the protein MPWYAWLILILALGSIVGGLMMLRDTAKKLPLTEEQLKRIHERNAEMDAKEAKER, from the coding sequence ATGCCCTGGTACGCCTGGCTGATCCTGATCCTCGCCCTCGGCTCCATCGTCGGCGGCCTGATGATGCTGCGCGATACGGCGAAGAAACTGCCCCTGACCGAGGAGCAGCTCAAGCGCATCCATGAACGCAACGCCGAGATGGACGCCAAGGAAGCCAAGGAGCGCTGA